The following coding sequences lie in one Rickettsia hoogstraalii genomic window:
- a CDS encoding RDD family protein — translation MKKQIIYPDFIARIFSTALDLSLFAFIAIPISQFCSFNLLWLFFNDYFLSNNINLHNSNEMFNSVMNQEFYEYLKAGNFNKYILFNISIFATNILVIGSYFVTLWYYKGATLSKMFLRMKIVDAVTLNRPTLKQLIKRFLGYMTFPIGIFFILFSSKKQALHDKIAGTVVIKS, via the coding sequence ATGAAAAAGCAAATTATTTATCCTGATTTTATAGCACGAATTTTTTCTACAGCACTTGATTTATCATTATTTGCCTTTATAGCAATTCCAATATCACAATTTTGTTCTTTTAATTTATTATGGTTGTTCTTTAATGATTATTTCCTTAGTAATAACATTAATCTTCATAATTCCAATGAAATGTTTAACTCTGTTATGAATCAGGAATTTTATGAATATCTTAAAGCAGGGAATTTTAATAAATATATTTTGTTTAATATTTCAATTTTTGCTACTAATATATTAGTAATAGGCTCATATTTCGTAACGCTTTGGTATTATAAAGGTGCAACGCTTAGTAAAATGTTTTTACGTATGAAAATCGTAGATGCCGTAACATTAAATCGTCCGACTTTAAAGCAGTTAATTAAAAGATTTTTAGGGTATATGACTTTTCCTATAGGTATTTTTTTCATACTTTTTTCTTCTAAAAAACAAGCATTGCATGATAAGATAGCCGGAACAGTCGTTATTAAGTCTTAA
- a CDS encoding YqaA family protein has product MNQFEAYSLLFVDSFVSNLVIGFQNELIFHSMKMFGGYNSLIMLLVAICASLSGNAVNYIFGRIVLNIFYASKNEQSILRHKNLTKLYYKYEIFIIFLMTFPFWECFISLFSGFFKTKFLKFLGIGCLAKACYYALELYIF; this is encoded by the coding sequence ATGAATCAATTTGAAGCATATAGTTTATTATTCGTTGATAGTTTTGTCTCAAATCTTGTTATCGGTTTTCAGAATGAATTAATATTTCATTCTATGAAAATGTTTGGGGGCTATAATAGTTTAATAATGCTGTTAGTAGCTATTTGTGCTTCTCTTAGCGGTAATGCAGTCAATTATATTTTTGGAAGAATAGTTTTAAATATCTTTTATGCTTCCAAAAACGAACAAAGTATCTTAAGACATAAAAATTTAACAAAATTATATTATAAATATGAGATATTTATAATTTTCTTAATGACCTTTCCTTTTTGGGAATGCTTTATTTCTTTATTCTCTGGTTTTTTTAAAACAAAATTTCTAAAATTTTTAGGTATTGGTTGT